One genomic segment of Osmia bicornis bicornis chromosome 16, iOsmBic2.1, whole genome shotgun sequence includes these proteins:
- the LOC114871498 gene encoding quinone oxidoreductase-like protein 2 homolog, with the protein MSVVVGRRILTHFCKNHLKKLPTRTRILGFTSEAKEKSLNLEDAKTGIPASEAGKILAAVLKKFNESLIVENLESPKMLQTNEVLIDVNYCALNASDVLLSKNLYTFEPTLPMVLGYELVGKLVQVGDEAKKQGYKIGDKVIALNKDRYGGLAEQCVADIADVWKIPCEIKSLDAVGLLDDYITALIALEKKVSLQEHDIMFVNVGVSSTGLAAVDLATNVFKAQVISVCATEDGAALVREKGVLASFKFKDRTLLKQIEEVAADKDIKAIFDDADGKYFKKILSCFTDIYKPDATIKDLLRDDSFAVVLHHLSREGRAIIAGTATIKSNDESKDQEGTFSVTGLNLREFRKANPETYRQAGDDILEFFEEGLIKPTCVLNVGLLKVNDALEFILNKKLPGKVIVDIKNR; encoded by the exons ATGTCAGTCGTGGTAGGACGAAGAATTTTAAcgcatttttgtaaaaatcatTTGAAGAAGTTGCCGACACGGACAAGGATCCTTGGGTTTACTTCTGAAGCTAAAGAAAAGTCGCTTAACCTAGAAGATGCAAAAACTGGTATACCGGCTTCCGAAGCAGGCAAAATTTTGGCAGCCGTGTTGAAGAAATTCAACGAGTCCCTTATTGTAGAAAATTTAGAATCCCCCAAAATGTTACAAACAAACGAA GTTCTTATTGATGTTAATTACTGTGCTCTCAATGCATCAGATGTTTTATTatctaaaaatttatatacatttgAACCAACTTTACCAATGGTTCTTGGTTATGAACTTGTTGGGAAATTGGTTCAAGTTGGAGATGAAGCAAAAAAGCAAGGGTATAAAATCGGCGATAAGGTTATTGCTCTTAATAAAGATCGTTATGGAGGTTTAGCTGAGCAGTGCGTGGCAGATATTGCT GATGTTTGGAAAATACCATGTGAGATAAAATCATTGGATGCTGTAGGATTACTCGATGATTATATTACTGCTTTGATTgctttagaaaaaaaagttagCCTCCAAGAACATGACATTATGTTTGTTAATGTTGGTGTAAGTAGTACTGGGTTGGCAGCTGTTGATCTTGcaacaaatgttttcaaagCTCAG GTAATAAGTGTTTGTGCTACCGAAGATGGTGCAGCACTTGTTAGGGAAAAGGGTGTGCTTGCATCTTTTAAGTTTAAAGATCGTACATTATTAAAACAAATTGAGGAAGTAGCTGCTGACAAAGATATTAAAGCTATTTTTGATGATGCTGATGGTAAATACTTTAAAAAGATCCTAAGTTG CTTTACTGATATCTACAAACCCGATGCAACGATAAAAGATTTGTTACGTGATGATAGTTTTGCCGTGGTATTGCACCATCTTTCTCGCGAag GTAGGGCAATAATTGCTGGCACAGctacaattaaatcaaatgATGAATCTAAAGATCAGGAAGGTACTTTCAGTGTTACTGGATTAAATTTAAGAGAATTTAGAAAGGCAAATCCTGAAACATATAg ACAAGCAGGGGATGATATCTTAGAATTTTTCGAGGAGGGTTTGATTAAACCAACATGTGTATTAAATGTTGGATTACTTAAAGTAAATGATGCATTGGAATTTATTCTCAATAAGAAATTACCAGGAAAA GTCATTGTCGATATAAAAAATAGATAG
- the LOC114871506 gene encoding uncharacterized protein YJR142W has protein sequence MTDSDKKPMSRLLKLANKFNCFYLSGFHAGECRAFVVDGQQVGLVRPDVMKELLNHPQVFQVHPEYVQLNPAFRDYSERSARVEEVLREWRAGEKFVTLRGWREECYEVRAQFNTPPLFKMDRSATCLFGIRKYGVDINGYVMDPVKGLSIWLQKRSPNKQTWPGYWDNMVSGGLSVGYGINETAIKEAGEEASIPNNLIAKLKSAGCVSLFFESERGLFPNTEFVYDLELPPDFVPSNNDGEVETFELLPVNECLERILSSHFKTTSVPVALDFLIRHGYITAENEPNFIEIVELLHVPLQTMYNQSQKKCKISSNGEAIEPLERI, from the exons ATGACGGATAGTGATAAGAAACCGATGTCACGCTTACTGAAGCTCgctaataaatttaattgctTCTACCTGTCAG GTTTCCATGCAGGTGAATGCAGGGCTTTTGTTGTTGATGGACAACAAGTTGGTCTTGTACGTCCAGATGTTATGAAAGAATTGTTAAATCATCCTCAG GTATTTCAAGTACACCCTGAATATGTGCAACTAAATCCTGCATTTCGAGATTATTCAGAGAGAAGTGCTCGGGTTGAAGAAGTATTAAGAGAATGGCGCGCAGGTGAGAAATTTGTAACATTAAGGGGATGGAGGGAAGAATGTTACGAAGTACGTGCACAGTTCAACACTCCACCATTATTTAAGATGGATCGATCAGCCACAT GCTTATTTGGAATTCGAAAATATGGTGTAGATATTAATGGATATGTTATGGATCCTGTCAAAGGATTATCAATATGGTTACAAAAACGTAGTCCAAATAAGCAAACTTGGCCCGGATATTGGGATAATATGGTGAGCGGTGGGTTAAGTGTCGGTTATGGAATTAATGAAACTGCTATAAAAGAGGCTGGAGAAGAAGCCAGTATTCCAAATAATCTAATTGCTAAACTAAAAAGTGCTGGTTGTGTATCACTCTTCTTTGAAAGTGAAAGGGGCTTATTTCCCAATACAGAATTTGTATACGACCTTGAACTACCGCCAGATTTTGTACCGAGTAACAATGACGGAGAAGTAGAGACTTTTGAATTGCTTCCAGTTAACGAATGCTTAGAAAGGATATTATCTTCACATTTTAAAACAACATCTGTACCAGTTGCTCTTGACTTTTTAATTAGACACGGATATATCACAGCCGAAAATG AGCctaattttatagaaatcgTGGAATTGCTTCATGTACCTCTGCAAACGATGTACAATCAATCGCAgaagaaatgtaaaatatcTTCAAACGGCGAAGCGATTGAACCTTTAGAGAGAATTTAA
- the LOC114871507 gene encoding probable rRNA-processing protein EBP2 homolog, whose product MKVKNASKHVEEASESSESDSEYNSSDEELREAYAKGLLKPGLNVLLEQTKKQHKNCVNLMKEKLEAIKLKLPWVERLDLTNAPAPLAPELALQMQEQEVRRAKQLKGNKKIPQYDPAEDPVLNDFRRETMFHRQAQGAVMDGIARLKKLGIPTTRPEDYFAEMAKSDTHMQKVRQNLMKKQTITQRSEKIRQLRQQRKVGKQMQIEATLKKHAEKRKLMEEVKKYRKGMRQDLDFLDEKKKPQKKPMNPRIAAKRKMKDVKFGFGGKKRGSKKNTRNSSADVSEYKRPAKHGKDMKKKGGGKVKQRLGKGRRVQMKAKRK is encoded by the exons atgaaGGTAAAAAACGCGAGCAAACATGTTGAAGAAGCGTCAGAATCATCTGAATCTGATTCGGAGTACAACAGTTCAGATGAAGAA TTACGAGAAGCTTATGCAAAGGGTTTATTAAAACCTGGTCTGAATGTATTGCTCGAGCAAACAAAAAAACAGCACAAAAATTGTGTG aatcttatgAAAGAAAAGTTAGAAGCTATTAAGTTAAAGTTGCCATGGGTCGAGAGATTAGATTTGACAAATGCACCAGCACCTCTGGCGCCGGAATTGGCACTGCAAATGCAGGAACAGGAAGTGAGACGCGCGAAGCAATTAAaaggaaataagaaaataccTCAGTATGATCCAGCAGAGGATCCTGTTCTGAATGATTTTCGCAGAGAGACAATGTTTCATAGACAAGCACAGGGTGCAGTCATGGATGGTATCGCACGATTGAAGAAGCTTGGAATTCCAACAACCAGACCTGAAGACTATTTTGCTGAAATGGCCAAATCGGATACCCACATGCAGAAGGTTAGGCAAAATCTAATGAAGAAACAAACGATAACACAgagatcagagaagataaGGCAGTTGAGACAACAAAGGAAAGTGGGGAAGCAGATGCAGATAGAAGCAACTCTGAAGAAGCATGCagagaagagaaaattaaTGGAAGAAGTTAAAAAGTATCGCAAGGGTATGAGACAGGATCTTGATTTCCtggatgaaaagaagaaaccgCAAAAGAAACCGATGAATCCGAGAATAGCGGCGAAGAGGAAGATGAAAGACGTGAAATTCGGTTTCGGCGGTAAGAAACGTGGCAGTAAGaaaaatacaagaaacagCTCCGCCGATGTCTCGGAATATAAGAGGCCTGCGAAGCATGGAAAGGATATGAAGAAAAAGGGCGGTGGAAAAGTAAAGCAGAGATTAGGGAAGGGCCGTAGGGTACAGATGAAAGCAAAGAGGAAATGA